In Phyllostomus discolor isolate MPI-MPIP mPhyDis1 chromosome 2, mPhyDis1.pri.v3, whole genome shotgun sequence, the following are encoded in one genomic region:
- the IFFO1 gene encoding intermediate filament family orphan 1 isoform X3, which produces MNPLFGPNLFLLQQEQQGLAGPLGEPLGGDHFASAGDVSSPLAPPGPTYSPPGPAPAPPAAMALRNDLGSNINVLKTLNLRFRCFLAKVHELERRNRLLEKQLQQALEEGKQGRRGLARRDQAVQTGFISPIRPLGLPLGARPAAVCTPSARVLGSPARSPAGPLAPSAACHSSPSTSTSTSTSSAFSSTSAAFSSSARFMPGTIWSFSHARRLGPGLEPMLVQGPGLSWVHPDGVGVQIDTITPEIRALYNVLAKVKRERDEYKRRWEEEYTVRVQLQERVNELQEEAQEADACQEELAMKVEQLKAELVVFKGLMSNNLTELDTKIQEKAMKVDMDICRRIDITAKLCDVAQQRNCEGMIQMFQKKLSLHLSPIKVPTMGGRKRERKAAVEEDPSLSESDGPRQPDGDEEESAALSINEEMQRMLNQLREYDFEDDCDSLTWEETEETLLLWEDFSGYAMAAAEAQGEQEDSLEKVIKDTESLFKTREKEYQETIDQIELELATAKNDMNRHLHEYMEMCSMKRGLDVQMETCRRLITQSGDRKSPAFTAVPLSDPPPPPPSETEDPDREVSSDSSMR; this is translated from the exons ATGAATCCGTTATTCGGCCCCAACCTCTTCCTCCTacagcaggagcagcagggcctggctgggccgCTGGGGGAACCCCTGGGAGGTGACCACTTCGCCAGTGCAGGGGACGTGTCGTCGCCACTCGCCCCTCCCGGTCCCACTTACTCACCACCTGGGCCGGCTCCGGCGCCCCCCGCCGCCATGGCCCTCCGCAACGACCTGGGCTCCAACATCAATGTGCTCAAGACCCTGAACCTCCGCTTCCGCTGCTTCCTCGCCAAGGTGCATGAGCTGGAGCGCCGTAACCGGCTGCTGGAGAAGCAGCTGCAGCAGGCGCTGGAGGAGGGTAAGCAGGGCCGGCGGGGCCTGGCTCGCCGTGACCAGGCTGTGCAGACCGGCTTCATCAGCCCCATCCGGCCCCTGGGGCTCCCGCTGGGCGCCCGGCCGGCCGCCGTCTGCACCCCATCGGCACGCGTGCTGGGCTCGCCCGCGCGCTCGCCAGCTGGCCCCCTTGCGCCCTCCGCCGCTTGCCACTCGTcgccctccacctccacctccacctccacctcctccgCCTTCTCCTCCACCTCCGCCGCCTTCTCCTCGTCGGCCCGCTTCATGCCTGGCACCATCTGGTCCTTCTCTCACGCCCGCCGGCTGGGGCCGGGACTGGAGCCCATGCTGGTGCAGGGGCCTGGCCTGTCGTGGGTGCACCCTGACGGGGTGGGCGTCCAGATCGACACCATCACCCCCGAGATCCGCGCTCTCTACAACGTGCTGGCCAAGGTGAAGCGTGAGCGGGACGAATACAAGCGGAG GTGGGAAGAGGAGTACACGGTGCGGGTGCAGCTGCAAGAGCGAGTGAATGAGCTCCAGGAG GAAGCCCAGGAGGCTGACGCCTGCCAAGAGGAGCTGGCGATGAAGGTGGAGCAGTTGAAAGCTGAGCTAGTGGTCTTCAAAGGGCTTATGAGCAAC AACCTGACAGAGCTGGACACAAAGATCCAGGAGAAGGCCATGAAGGTGGACATGGACATTTGCCGCCGCATTGACATCACCGCCAAACTCTGCGACGTGGCTCAGCAGCGCAACTGTGAGGGCATGATCCAGATGTTCCAG AAGAAACTG TCTCTGCACTTGTCTCCCATTAAGGTCCCAACCATGGGGGGGCGGAAGCGGGAGCGCAAGGCTGCCGTCGAGGAGGATCCCTCCCTGTCGGAGAGTGACGGGCCCCGCCAGCCCGATGGGGATGAGGAGGAGAGCGCGGCCCTCAGCATCAACGAGGAGATGCAGCGTATGCTCAACCAGCT GAGGGAGTATGATTTTGAGGACGACTGTGACAGCCTGACttgggaggaaactgaggagaCCCTGCTGCTTTGGGAGGATTTCTCAGGCTATGCCATGGCAgctgcagaggcccagggagag CAGGAAGATAGTTTGGAGAAGGTGATTAAAGACACCGAGTCCCTGTTCAAAACCCGGGAGAAGGAATACCAGGAAACCATCGACCAGATAGAG CTGGAGCTGGCCACGGCCAAGAACGACATGAACCGGCACCTGCACGAGTACATGGAGATGTGCAGCATGAAGCGGGGCCTGGACGTGCAGATGGAGACCTGCCGCCGGCTCATCACCCAGTCTGGGGACCG aaagtcTCCTGCTTTCACTGCGGTCCCGCTTAGCGacccgccgccgccaccgccgagCGAGACCGAAGACCCCGATCGGGAAGTCTCCTCTGATAGCTCCATGAGATAG
- the IFFO1 gene encoding intermediate filament family orphan 1 isoform X6: MNPLFGPNLFLLQQEQQGLAGPLGEPLGGDHFASAGDVSSPLAPPGPTYSPPGPAPAPPAAMALRNDLGSNINVLKTLNLRFRCFLAKVHELERRNRLLEKQLQQALEEGKQGRRGLARRDQAVQTGFISPIRPLGLPLGARPAAVCTPSARVLGSPARSPAGPLAPSAACHSSPSTSTSTSTSSAFSSTSAAFSSSARFMPGTIWSFSHARRLGPGLEPMLVQGPGLSWVHPDGVGVQIDTITPEIRALYNVLAKVKRERDEYKRRWEEEYTVRVQLQERVNELQEEAQEADACQEELAMKVEQLKAELVVFKGLMSNNLTELDTKIQEKAMKVDMDICRRIDITAKLCDVAQQRNCEGMIQMFQKKLVPTMGGRKRERKAAVEEDPSLSESDGPRQPDGDEEESAALSINEEMQRMLNQLREYDFEDDCDSLTWEETEETLLLWEDFSGYAMAAAEAQGEQEDSLEKVIKDTESLFKTREKEYQETIDQIELELATAKNDMNRHLHEYMEMCSMKRGLDVQMETCRRLITQSGDRKSPAFTAVPLSDPPPPPPSETEDPDREVSSDSSMR; encoded by the exons ATGAATCCGTTATTCGGCCCCAACCTCTTCCTCCTacagcaggagcagcagggcctggctgggccgCTGGGGGAACCCCTGGGAGGTGACCACTTCGCCAGTGCAGGGGACGTGTCGTCGCCACTCGCCCCTCCCGGTCCCACTTACTCACCACCTGGGCCGGCTCCGGCGCCCCCCGCCGCCATGGCCCTCCGCAACGACCTGGGCTCCAACATCAATGTGCTCAAGACCCTGAACCTCCGCTTCCGCTGCTTCCTCGCCAAGGTGCATGAGCTGGAGCGCCGTAACCGGCTGCTGGAGAAGCAGCTGCAGCAGGCGCTGGAGGAGGGTAAGCAGGGCCGGCGGGGCCTGGCTCGCCGTGACCAGGCTGTGCAGACCGGCTTCATCAGCCCCATCCGGCCCCTGGGGCTCCCGCTGGGCGCCCGGCCGGCCGCCGTCTGCACCCCATCGGCACGCGTGCTGGGCTCGCCCGCGCGCTCGCCAGCTGGCCCCCTTGCGCCCTCCGCCGCTTGCCACTCGTcgccctccacctccacctccacctccacctcctccgCCTTCTCCTCCACCTCCGCCGCCTTCTCCTCGTCGGCCCGCTTCATGCCTGGCACCATCTGGTCCTTCTCTCACGCCCGCCGGCTGGGGCCGGGACTGGAGCCCATGCTGGTGCAGGGGCCTGGCCTGTCGTGGGTGCACCCTGACGGGGTGGGCGTCCAGATCGACACCATCACCCCCGAGATCCGCGCTCTCTACAACGTGCTGGCCAAGGTGAAGCGTGAGCGGGACGAATACAAGCGGAG GTGGGAAGAGGAGTACACGGTGCGGGTGCAGCTGCAAGAGCGAGTGAATGAGCTCCAGGAG GAAGCCCAGGAGGCTGACGCCTGCCAAGAGGAGCTGGCGATGAAGGTGGAGCAGTTGAAAGCTGAGCTAGTGGTCTTCAAAGGGCTTATGAGCAAC AACCTGACAGAGCTGGACACAAAGATCCAGGAGAAGGCCATGAAGGTGGACATGGACATTTGCCGCCGCATTGACATCACCGCCAAACTCTGCGACGTGGCTCAGCAGCGCAACTGTGAGGGCATGATCCAGATGTTCCAG AAGAAACTG GTCCCAACCATGGGGGGGCGGAAGCGGGAGCGCAAGGCTGCCGTCGAGGAGGATCCCTCCCTGTCGGAGAGTGACGGGCCCCGCCAGCCCGATGGGGATGAGGAGGAGAGCGCGGCCCTCAGCATCAACGAGGAGATGCAGCGTATGCTCAACCAGCT GAGGGAGTATGATTTTGAGGACGACTGTGACAGCCTGACttgggaggaaactgaggagaCCCTGCTGCTTTGGGAGGATTTCTCAGGCTATGCCATGGCAgctgcagaggcccagggagag CAGGAAGATAGTTTGGAGAAGGTGATTAAAGACACCGAGTCCCTGTTCAAAACCCGGGAGAAGGAATACCAGGAAACCATCGACCAGATAGAG CTGGAGCTGGCCACGGCCAAGAACGACATGAACCGGCACCTGCACGAGTACATGGAGATGTGCAGCATGAAGCGGGGCCTGGACGTGCAGATGGAGACCTGCCGCCGGCTCATCACCCAGTCTGGGGACCG aaagtcTCCTGCTTTCACTGCGGTCCCGCTTAGCGacccgccgccgccaccgccgagCGAGACCGAAGACCCCGATCGGGAAGTCTCCTCTGATAGCTCCATGAGATAG
- the IFFO1 gene encoding intermediate filament family orphan 1 isoform X7 — translation MNPLFGPNLFLLQQEQQGLAGPLGEPLGGDHFASAGDVSSPLAPPGPTYSPPGPAPAPPAAMALRNDLGSNINVLKTLNLRFRCFLAKVHELERRNRLLEKQLQQALEEGKQGRRGLARRDQAVQTGFISPIRPLGLPLGARPAAVCTPSARVLGSPARSPAGPLAPSAACHSSPSTSTSTSTSSAFSSTSAAFSSSARFMPGTIWSFSHARRLGPGLEPMLVQGPGLSWVHPDGVGVQIDTITPEIRALYNVLAKVKRERDEYKRRWEEEYTVRVQLQERVNELQEEAQEADACQEELAMKVEQLKAELVVFKGLMSNNLTELDTKIQEKAMKVDMDICRRIDITAKLCDVAQQRNCEGMIQMFQKLVPTMGGRKRERKAAVEEDPSLSESDGPRQPDGDEEESAALSINEEMQRMLNQLREYDFEDDCDSLTWEETEETLLLWEDFSGYAMAAAEAQGEQEDSLEKVIKDTESLFKTREKEYQETIDQIELELATAKNDMNRHLHEYMEMCSMKRGLDVQMETCRRLITQSGDRKSPAFTAVPLSDPPPPPPSETEDPDREVSSDSSMR, via the exons ATGAATCCGTTATTCGGCCCCAACCTCTTCCTCCTacagcaggagcagcagggcctggctgggccgCTGGGGGAACCCCTGGGAGGTGACCACTTCGCCAGTGCAGGGGACGTGTCGTCGCCACTCGCCCCTCCCGGTCCCACTTACTCACCACCTGGGCCGGCTCCGGCGCCCCCCGCCGCCATGGCCCTCCGCAACGACCTGGGCTCCAACATCAATGTGCTCAAGACCCTGAACCTCCGCTTCCGCTGCTTCCTCGCCAAGGTGCATGAGCTGGAGCGCCGTAACCGGCTGCTGGAGAAGCAGCTGCAGCAGGCGCTGGAGGAGGGTAAGCAGGGCCGGCGGGGCCTGGCTCGCCGTGACCAGGCTGTGCAGACCGGCTTCATCAGCCCCATCCGGCCCCTGGGGCTCCCGCTGGGCGCCCGGCCGGCCGCCGTCTGCACCCCATCGGCACGCGTGCTGGGCTCGCCCGCGCGCTCGCCAGCTGGCCCCCTTGCGCCCTCCGCCGCTTGCCACTCGTcgccctccacctccacctccacctccacctcctccgCCTTCTCCTCCACCTCCGCCGCCTTCTCCTCGTCGGCCCGCTTCATGCCTGGCACCATCTGGTCCTTCTCTCACGCCCGCCGGCTGGGGCCGGGACTGGAGCCCATGCTGGTGCAGGGGCCTGGCCTGTCGTGGGTGCACCCTGACGGGGTGGGCGTCCAGATCGACACCATCACCCCCGAGATCCGCGCTCTCTACAACGTGCTGGCCAAGGTGAAGCGTGAGCGGGACGAATACAAGCGGAG GTGGGAAGAGGAGTACACGGTGCGGGTGCAGCTGCAAGAGCGAGTGAATGAGCTCCAGGAG GAAGCCCAGGAGGCTGACGCCTGCCAAGAGGAGCTGGCGATGAAGGTGGAGCAGTTGAAAGCTGAGCTAGTGGTCTTCAAAGGGCTTATGAGCAAC AACCTGACAGAGCTGGACACAAAGATCCAGGAGAAGGCCATGAAGGTGGACATGGACATTTGCCGCCGCATTGACATCACCGCCAAACTCTGCGACGTGGCTCAGCAGCGCAACTGTGAGGGCATGATCCAGATGTTCCAG AAACTG GTCCCAACCATGGGGGGGCGGAAGCGGGAGCGCAAGGCTGCCGTCGAGGAGGATCCCTCCCTGTCGGAGAGTGACGGGCCCCGCCAGCCCGATGGGGATGAGGAGGAGAGCGCGGCCCTCAGCATCAACGAGGAGATGCAGCGTATGCTCAACCAGCT GAGGGAGTATGATTTTGAGGACGACTGTGACAGCCTGACttgggaggaaactgaggagaCCCTGCTGCTTTGGGAGGATTTCTCAGGCTATGCCATGGCAgctgcagaggcccagggagag CAGGAAGATAGTTTGGAGAAGGTGATTAAAGACACCGAGTCCCTGTTCAAAACCCGGGAGAAGGAATACCAGGAAACCATCGACCAGATAGAG CTGGAGCTGGCCACGGCCAAGAACGACATGAACCGGCACCTGCACGAGTACATGGAGATGTGCAGCATGAAGCGGGGCCTGGACGTGCAGATGGAGACCTGCCGCCGGCTCATCACCCAGTCTGGGGACCG aaagtcTCCTGCTTTCACTGCGGTCCCGCTTAGCGacccgccgccgccaccgccgagCGAGACCGAAGACCCCGATCGGGAAGTCTCCTCTGATAGCTCCATGAGATAG
- the IFFO1 gene encoding intermediate filament family orphan 1 isoform X10, whose translation MSWSAVTGCWRSSCSRRWRRVSRAGGAWLAVTRLCRPASSAPSGPWGSRWAPGRPPSAPHRHACWARPRARQLAPLRPPPLATRRPPPPPPPPPPPPSPPPPPPSPRRPASCLAPSGPSLTPAGWGRDWSPCWCRGLACRGCTLTGWASRSTPSPPRSALSTTCWPRWEEEYTVRVQLQERVNELQEEAQEADACQEELAMKVEQLKAELVVFKGLMSNNLTELDTKIQEKAMKVDMDICRRIDITAKLCDVAQQRNCEGMIQMFQKKLSLHLSPIKVPTMGGRKRERKAAVEEDPSLSESDGPRQPDGDEEESAALSINEEMQRMLNQLREYDFEDDCDSLTWEETEETLLLWEDFSGYAMAAAEAQGEQQEDSLEKVIKDTESLFKTREKEYQETIDQIELELATAKNDMNRHLHEYMEMCSMKRGLDVQMETCRRLITQSGDRKSPAFTAVPLSDPPPPPPSETEDPDREVSSDSSMR comes from the exons ATGAGCTGGAGCGCCGTAACCGGCTGCTGGAGAAGCAGCTGCAGCAGGCGCTGGAGGAGGGTAAGCAGGGCCGGCGGGGCCTGGCTCGCCGTGACCAGGCTGTGCAGACCGGCTTCATCAGCCCCATCCGGCCCCTGGGGCTCCCGCTGGGCGCCCGGCCGGCCGCCGTCTGCACCCCATCGGCACGCGTGCTGGGCTCGCCCGCGCGCTCGCCAGCTGGCCCCCTTGCGCCCTCCGCCGCTTGCCACTCGTcgccctccacctccacctccacctccacctcctccgCCTTCTCCTCCACCTCCGCCGCCTTCTCCTCGTCGGCCCGCTTCATGCCTGGCACCATCTGGTCCTTCTCTCACGCCCGCCGGCTGGGGCCGGGACTGGAGCCCATGCTGGTGCAGGGGCCTGGCCTGTCGTGGGTGCACCCTGACGGGGTGGGCGTCCAGATCGACACCATCACCCCCGAGATCCGCGCTCTCTACAACGTGCTGGCCAAG GTGGGAAGAGGAGTACACGGTGCGGGTGCAGCTGCAAGAGCGAGTGAATGAGCTCCAGGAG GAAGCCCAGGAGGCTGACGCCTGCCAAGAGGAGCTGGCGATGAAGGTGGAGCAGTTGAAAGCTGAGCTAGTGGTCTTCAAAGGGCTTATGAGCAAC AACCTGACAGAGCTGGACACAAAGATCCAGGAGAAGGCCATGAAGGTGGACATGGACATTTGCCGCCGCATTGACATCACCGCCAAACTCTGCGACGTGGCTCAGCAGCGCAACTGTGAGGGCATGATCCAGATGTTCCAG AAGAAACTG TCTCTGCACTTGTCTCCCATTAAGGTCCCAACCATGGGGGGGCGGAAGCGGGAGCGCAAGGCTGCCGTCGAGGAGGATCCCTCCCTGTCGGAGAGTGACGGGCCCCGCCAGCCCGATGGGGATGAGGAGGAGAGCGCGGCCCTCAGCATCAACGAGGAGATGCAGCGTATGCTCAACCAGCT GAGGGAGTATGATTTTGAGGACGACTGTGACAGCCTGACttgggaggaaactgaggagaCCCTGCTGCTTTGGGAGGATTTCTCAGGCTATGCCATGGCAgctgcagaggcccagggagag CAGCAGGAAGATAGTTTGGAGAAGGTGATTAAAGACACCGAGTCCCTGTTCAAAACCCGGGAGAAGGAATACCAGGAAACCATCGACCAGATAGAG CTGGAGCTGGCCACGGCCAAGAACGACATGAACCGGCACCTGCACGAGTACATGGAGATGTGCAGCATGAAGCGGGGCCTGGACGTGCAGATGGAGACCTGCCGCCGGCTCATCACCCAGTCTGGGGACCG aaagtcTCCTGCTTTCACTGCGGTCCCGCTTAGCGacccgccgccgccaccgccgagCGAGACCGAAGACCCCGATCGGGAAGTCTCCTCTGATAGCTCCATGAGATAG